Proteins found in one Cetobacterium ceti genomic segment:
- the cobT gene encoding nicotinate-nucleotide--dimethylbenzimidazole phosphoribosyltransferase has translation MKILEETLVSIEGLNKEKALECEKLLNGKMKPLGSLGVLEKLAIQISGIKGKIEKLNNGCHIIVSGDNGIIEENVSSCPLEYTKIVSEAMVNKIAAIGILCDSLGIDLQLVDVGINGDIERKYKNLYVDKVMNGTKNFKNEPAMSLKECTETIERGIKRIESLKDKYDFFSNGEMGIGNTTTSSGILYALTKKSLDEVVGRGGGLSDEGLKRKKNLIKESIIKYDLFNKSPLEILRTVGGLDIASMVGLYLGCAKYKKPMLIDGFISGIGALVAVKMEPKVKDYLIATHMSQEPGMKIIMEELNLTPFLNMEMRLGEGTGAVLAYPILKSAMEIPLRMKTKDEVYKIFS, from the coding sequence ATGAAAATATTGGAAGAGACATTGGTGTCTATTGAGGGTTTAAATAAAGAGAAAGCTTTAGAATGTGAAAAACTATTAAATGGGAAAATGAAACCCTTAGGGAGCTTAGGTGTTTTAGAAAAATTAGCCATTCAAATTTCAGGGATTAAAGGGAAAATTGAAAAATTAAATAATGGTTGTCATATAATAGTATCTGGAGATAATGGAATTATAGAGGAAAATGTATCTTCATGTCCCTTAGAGTATACGAAAATAGTTTCAGAAGCTATGGTTAATAAAATTGCAGCAATAGGAATATTGTGTGATAGCTTAGGAATAGATTTACAATTAGTTGATGTGGGTATCAATGGAGATATAGAAAGAAAATATAAAAATCTATATGTGGATAAAGTTATGAATGGAACTAAGAACTTTAAAAATGAACCTGCAATGTCTTTAAAGGAGTGTACTGAAACCATTGAAAGAGGAATAAAAAGAATAGAAAGTTTAAAGGACAAATATGACTTTTTTTCCAATGGAGAGATGGGAATAGGAAATACAACTACAAGTTCTGGAATACTATATGCCCTTACCAAAAAATCTTTAGATGAAGTTGTAGGTAGAGGTGGAGGTCTTTCTGATGAGGGACTAAAAAGAAAGAAAAATTTAATTAAAGAATCTATTATAAAATATGATTTATTCAACAAGAGTCCTCTAGAAATTTTAAGAACAGTAGGAGGACTTGATATAGCCAGTATGGTAGGGTTATATTTAGGGTGTGCAAAATATAAAAAACCCATGTTAATTGATGGATTTATATCTGGTATAGGAGCTTTAGTAGCAGTAAAAATGGAACCTAAGGTAAAAGATTACTTAATAGCTACTCATATGAGTCAAGAACCAGGAATGAAAATAATAATGGAGGAGTTAAACTTAACTCCATTTTTAAATATGGAAATGAGATTGGGAGAGGGAACAGGAGCAGTATTGGCATATCCTATTTTAAAATCAGCAATGGAAATACCACTTAGAATGAAAACAAAGGATGAAGTTTATAAAATTTTTAGTTAA
- a CDS encoding histidine phosphatase family protein: MGKLILIRHGETDLNKAGVYFGKLDPELNCVGKSQGEKTRDVLENLKINYDNIYTSDLKRASETAQLVNYKNLEINYSSKLQELHFGIFEGYSYEQLKKIYPKELEFAEKNWENYNYKTGESVKELQERAVNFVEQELDLKKDNIIVTHWGVINTLLSYFFSKNLESYWKYSVNNGGIVIIEFLEDFPILKGLNIGG, encoded by the coding sequence ATGGGGAAGCTAATTTTAATAAGACATGGTGAAACAGATTTAAATAAAGCTGGAGTATATTTTGGAAAATTAGATCCAGAATTAAATTGTGTTGGGAAATCTCAAGGTGAAAAAACAAGAGATGTTTTAGAAAATTTAAAAATAAATTACGATAATATTTATACAAGTGACTTAAAAAGAGCTAGTGAAACTGCTCAGTTGGTTAATTATAAAAATTTAGAAATAAATTATTCCTCAAAATTACAAGAATTACATTTTGGAATTTTTGAGGGATATTCCTATGAACAATTAAAGAAAATTTATCCAAAGGAATTGGAGTTTGCAGAAAAAAACTGGGAGAACTATAATTATAAAACAGGGGAAAGTGTAAAGGAACTTCAAGAGAGAGCTGTAAATTTTGTAGAGCAAGAATTAGATTTAAAAAAAGATAATATAATCGTTACCCATTGGGGAGTTATAAATACTCTTCTTAGCTATTTTTTTTCAAAGAATTTAGAAAGTTATTGGAAATATAGTGTAAATAATGGTGGGATTGTTATTATTGAATTTTTAGAGGATTTTCCAATTTTAAAAGGACTAAACATAGGGGGCTAG
- the cobS gene encoding adenosylcobinamide-GDP ribazoletransferase — protein sequence MKGLVLLFKFMTRLPFPWEPKFDSESLGKSMKWFPVVGMILGLINYGIYTLLSGIIPSPVIMAIILVTMDVIMTGGLHLDGLADTFDGIFSYRSKQKMLEIMKDSRLGTNGGLVLVLYFIFKIALLVELSNDFGISQGAIMALIPVISRLNSVGNCTFAPYARGTGMGKTFVDHTKMPDFIISIVISVIYLYFLGIYFGMGLLPIMILPITIILGVYFAKLMTRKIGGITGDTLGAVLELTGVLGLFLIYIGCSLYMI from the coding sequence ATGAAAGGATTAGTTTTACTTTTTAAATTTATGACAAGATTACCATTTCCATGGGAACCGAAATTTGATTCGGAGAGTTTAGGAAAAAGTATGAAGTGGTTTCCTGTTGTGGGAATGATTTTAGGATTAATTAATTATGGAATATATACACTATTAAGTGGGATTATACCTTCCCCTGTGATAATGGCAATTATTTTAGTTACAATGGATGTTATAATGACAGGTGGATTACATTTAGATGGTTTAGCAGATACATTTGATGGAATTTTTAGTTATAGAAGTAAGCAAAAAATGCTAGAGATTATGAAGGATTCTAGGCTAGGAACAAATGGTGGATTAGTTTTAGTATTATATTTTATATTTAAAATTGCATTATTAGTTGAACTATCTAATGATTTTGGAATAAGCCAAGGGGCTATAATGGCTTTAATTCCAGTTATATCTAGATTAAATAGTGTTGGGAATTGTACATTTGCTCCCTATGCTAGAGGAACAGGAATGGGAAAAACATTTGTTGATCATACAAAAATGCCAGATTTTATAATCTCTATAGTTATTTCAGTTATTTATTTATATTTTCTAGGAATATATTTTGGAATGGGATTATTACCAATAATGATATTACCTATTACAATTATTTTAGGAGTATATTTTGCGAAATTAATGACAAGAAAAATAGGTGGAATTACAGGGGATACTCTAGGGGCAGTTTTAGAATTAACAGGAGTTTTAGGATTATTTTTAATATATATCGGTTGTTCACTATATATGATATAG
- the cobU gene encoding bifunctional adenosylcobinamide kinase/adenosylcobinamide-phosphate guanylyltransferase: MGKVIYVTGGARSGKSTYGEKIIFSSGKKRIYMATSIAFDDEMKSRVEKHKVQRGEDWITIESYKNLKSKLIEKSLGDEIILLDCLTNMVSNNMILEENINWDEVEQFKVDEVENKIKNELLEFLEYIEKSDHTLVVVSNELGMGLVPPYALGRYFRDICGRMNQIVAEKSQEAYFVISGIPMKIK; encoded by the coding sequence ATGGGAAAAGTAATTTACGTAACAGGTGGAGCACGAAGTGGGAAAAGTACCTATGGAGAAAAAATAATTTTTTCTTCAGGAAAAAAAAGAATCTATATGGCCACATCTATAGCTTTTGATGATGAAATGAAGTCAAGAGTAGAAAAACATAAAGTCCAACGGGGAGAAGATTGGATAACAATAGAATCCTATAAAAATCTAAAATCAAAGTTAATTGAAAAAAGTTTAGGAGATGAAATTATTTTATTAGACTGTTTAACTAATATGGTTAGCAATAATATGATTTTAGAAGAAAATATAAATTGGGATGAAGTAGAACAATTTAAAGTGGATGAAGTGGAAAATAAAATAAAAAATGAACTTTTAGAATTTTTAGAGTATATTGAAAAAAGTGATCATACATTAGTGGTAGTATCAAATGAATTAGGAATGGGACTAGTTCCTCCCTATGCTTTAGGAAGATATTTTAGAGATATATGTGGAAGAATGAATCAAATAGTTGCAGAAAAATCCCAAGAGGCTTATTTTGTAATTTCAGGAATTCCTATGAAAATAAAATAA
- a CDS encoding RNA-guided endonuclease InsQ/TnpB family protein has protein sequence MILSNKVRLKPNKLQETQLWKSTGIARFIYNWTLNRQQENYKNGNKFIKDNELRKELTQLKKSELSWLNEVSNNVTKQAVKDACNSYKSFFKKLSSFLKFKSKKKTKPSFYNDTSKLKVKEFSVLIEKVGWVRTAEHLPMNTKYTNPRISYDGKYWYISVGTEKVEPKIHHTTEIIGIDVGIKSLAVCSNELSFKNINKTSIVKRTKKRLFRLQRAVSRKYEKNKKGGVFVKTSNTIKLEKKIKLIYRRLKNIRQNYIHQSTTKIVKTKPSKIVVEDLNMKNRHLSKAIAEQCFAEFMRQIEYKCIFYGIEFIKANRYYPSSKRCNRCGNINKNLKLKDRTYKCICGYTEDRDLNASFNLRDYKLA, from the coding sequence ATGATTCTTTCAAACAAGGTTAGATTAAAACCTAATAAACTACAAGAGACTCAACTTTGGAAATCAACTGGAATTGCTAGATTTATTTACAATTGGACTCTTAATAGACAGCAAGAAAATTATAAAAATGGAAATAAATTTATTAAGGATAATGAGCTTAGAAAAGAACTTACTCAATTAAAAAAGAGCGAGTTATCTTGGTTGAATGAAGTTTCTAATAACGTAACTAAACAAGCTGTAAAAGATGCATGTAATAGTTATAAAAGCTTTTTTAAAAAACTAAGTAGTTTTCTTAAATTTAAAAGTAAAAAGAAAACTAAACCTAGTTTTTACAATGATACAAGTAAGTTAAAAGTAAAAGAATTTTCAGTATTAATTGAAAAAGTTGGTTGGGTTAGAACAGCTGAACACCTTCCAATGAATACTAAATATACCAATCCAAGAATTAGTTACGATGGTAAATATTGGTATATTTCTGTTGGAACAGAAAAAGTTGAACCTAAAATTCACCATACTACAGAAATAATTGGAATAGATGTTGGGATTAAGAGCTTAGCTGTTTGTTCTAATGAGTTAAGTTTTAAAAATATAAATAAAACAAGTATAGTTAAGCGAACAAAAAAAAGACTCTTTAGGTTGCAAAGAGCCGTATCTCGAAAATACGAAAAAAACAAAAAAGGAGGGGTGTTTGTAAAAACTAGCAACACTATAAAATTAGAGAAAAAGATAAAACTTATTTATAGAAGACTTAAAAATATCAGACAAAATTATATTCATCAAAGTACAACTAAGATAGTGAAAACCAAACCATCAAAAATAGTTGTAGAGGATTTGAATATGAAGAATAGACATCTGTCAAAAGCAATCGCAGAACAATGTTTTGCTGAATTTATGCGACAAATAGAATATAAATGTATATTCTATGGAATTGAATTTATAAAAGCAAATAGATACTATCCTTCTTCTAAAAGATGTAATAGATGTGGTAATATAAATAAAAATCTCAAGTTAAAAGATAGAACATACAAATGTATTTGTGGTTATACAGAAGACAGAGATTTAAACGCATCCTTTAATCTAAGAGATTACAAATTAGCATAG
- the hpf gene encoding ribosome hibernation-promoting factor, HPF/YfiA family translates to MNITFNGTKGFVVTEAIKAYTEKRLSKLTKYDEDIKEIRVTLSAVKSKTGPIQTAEVRVHLGGYNIIKAVAVEDDLYASIDKVEGILERQMVKYKEKHKEDKYIAAAKAEQKIEYNAEERLIRMESTKKIVSVSLSPKPMHVEEAILQLETLGKDFYVFINADTGEMNVVYKKRNGDYGHVEPENR, encoded by the coding sequence ATGAATATTACTTTTAATGGTACAAAAGGATTTGTTGTAACAGAGGCTATAAAAGCTTATACTGAAAAAAGATTAAGTAAACTAACTAAATATGATGAAGACATAAAAGAGATAAGAGTTACTTTATCAGCTGTTAAATCAAAAACAGGACCTATACAAACTGCAGAAGTTAGAGTTCATTTAGGTGGATATAATATTATAAAAGCAGTGGCTGTTGAAGATGATCTATATGCTTCTATTGATAAAGTAGAAGGAATTCTTGAAAGACAAATGGTTAAATATAAAGAAAAACATAAAGAGGATAAGTATATAGCAGCAGCAAAAGCAGAACAAAAAATAGAGTATAATGCTGAGGAAAGACTTATAAGAATGGAAAGTACAAAAAAAATTGTAAGTGTTTCTCTTTCTCCTAAACCAATGCATGTGGAAGAAGCAATATTACAACTTGAAACTTTAGGAAAAGATTTCTATGTATTTATTAATGCTGATACTGGTGAAATGAATGTTGTTTATAAAAAAAGAAATGGGGACTATGGACACGTAGAACCTGAAAATAGATAG
- a CDS encoding ABC transporter ATP-binding protein, giving the protein MNKIILKLENLNKKYSGNVDNLHIIRDLNLEVNEGDFISILGKSGSGKSTLLNLIGMLDKPDSGKIFIDGEEVEILNEEQLDLVKNKKLGFVFQFHYLLPEFTALENVMLPGLVSDYKNKKRVEERAYELLKEVGMDHRMTHKPMELSGGEKQRVAIARALMNSPKILLMDEPTGNLDEETSEMIHKLLKKINLEKKQTIIVVTHSKELANLSNKKLYLKKGVLDLEENNHI; this is encoded by the coding sequence ATGAATAAAATTATTTTAAAATTAGAAAATTTAAATAAAAAATATTCGGGAAATGTTGATAATTTGCATATTATTAGAGATTTAAATTTAGAAGTCAATGAGGGAGATTTTATATCTATTTTAGGTAAATCTGGTTCTGGAAAATCAACACTTTTAAATTTAATTGGAATGTTAGATAAACCTGACTCAGGAAAAATTTTTATTGATGGAGAAGAAGTAGAAATTTTAAATGAGGAGCAGTTAGATTTGGTTAAAAATAAAAAATTAGGATTTGTATTTCAATTTCATTATTTATTACCAGAGTTCACTGCATTAGAAAATGTAATGTTGCCAGGATTGGTATCTGATTATAAAAATAAAAAAAGAGTTGAAGAAAGAGCATATGAGTTGTTAAAAGAAGTGGGAATGGACCATAGAATGACTCATAAGCCTATGGAATTATCAGGAGGAGAGAAACAAAGGGTTGCCATAGCAAGGGCTCTTATGAATTCTCCAAAAATTTTACTTATGGATGAACCAACAGGAAATTTAGATGAAGAAACAAGTGAAATGATACATAAACTTTTAAAAAAAATAAACTTAGAAAAGAAACAAACCATAATAGTTGTAACCCATTCAAAGGAACTTGCCAATTTATCCAATAAAAAATTATATTTAAAAAAAGGAGTATTGGACTTAGAAGAGAATAATCATATATAA
- a CDS encoding ABC transporter permease, whose amino-acid sequence MLEFFIAKKHIFEKKRQSLIAAIGVAIGVTVLTVSIGIANGLDKNMINSILSMTSHVLVLGRGEIRDYENLSQKIEKIPDVKGVVPKISTQGIIKYKGIFGDYVSGVKVEGLDLKAAEKAMDLNKKIVKGTIDPSNNKGMLIGNELYKSLGANIGDKITLVSSEGKSYDLKIEGVFQSGYYDYDTSLVIIPLKTAQYITYSGDKVNSLDVMLNNPYKAGDVSKIIYEKYGIFNRTWGDLNRNLLSALSLEKTVMILVFSLIVIIAGFVVWVILNMLVREKIKDIGIMRSMGFSNKSIMKIFLLQGIFLGGSGIIIGEALSLGILWYIKNYSIAEVTSIYYLTKVPVDISIKEIGIIVLANIIIILLSSIFPAYRAGKMETVEALRHE is encoded by the coding sequence ATGTTAGAGTTTTTTATTGCAAAAAAACATATATTTGAAAAGAAAAGACAAAGTTTAATTGCTGCAATAGGAGTAGCAATAGGAGTTACAGTTTTAACAGTTTCTATTGGAATAGCCAATGGACTGGATAAAAATATGATAAATAGTATTTTATCTATGACAAGTCATGTTTTAGTTTTAGGAAGAGGAGAGATTAGAGATTATGAAAATCTTTCTCAAAAAATAGAAAAAATTCCCGATGTGAAGGGAGTGGTTCCTAAAATATCAACACAAGGGATTATAAAATATAAGGGAATATTTGGAGATTATGTTTCTGGAGTAAAGGTAGAGGGATTAGATTTAAAAGCTGCAGAAAAAGCAATGGATTTAAATAAAAAAATTGTAAAAGGAACTATTGATCCTAGTAATAATAAGGGAATGTTAATTGGAAATGAACTATATAAAAGTTTAGGAGCAAATATAGGAGATAAAATTACATTGGTATCTTCTGAGGGAAAATCTTATGATTTGAAAATAGAGGGAGTTTTCCAAAGTGGATATTATGATTATGATACAAGTTTAGTTATAATACCTTTAAAAACAGCTCAGTATATAACTTATTCAGGAGATAAAGTAAATTCTTTAGATGTAATGTTAAATAATCCATATAAGGCTGGAGATGTTTCTAAAATTATATATGAAAAATATGGAATTTTTAATAGAACATGGGGAGATTTAAATAGAAATCTATTATCTGCTCTTTCTCTAGAAAAAACAGTTATGATTTTAGTATTTTCTCTTATAGTTATAATTGCAGGATTTGTTGTGTGGGTAATACTTAATATGCTTGTTAGAGAAAAAATTAAAGATATAGGAATAATGAGATCTATGGGATTTTCAAATAAAAGTATTATGAAGATATTTTTACTTCAGGGAATATTTTTAGGAGGAAGTGGTATTATTATAGGAGAAGCTTTATCCTTAGGAATTCTTTGGTATATAAAAAATTATTCCATAGCCGAGGTTACAAGTATTTATTACTTAACAAAGGTACCAGTTGATATTTCTATTAAAGAAATAGGTATTATAGTTTTAGCAAATATTATCATTATATTATTATCAAGTATATTTCCTGCCTATAGAGCTGGAAAAATGGAGACTGTGGAGGCCTTAAGACATGAATAA
- the recQ gene encoding DNA helicase RecQ, giving the protein MINKALDILKNIYGYDEFRKGQRYILEGILNKRDTLGIMSTGGGKSICYQIPALLEKGITIVISPLISLMKDQVDTLKILGIKGGFLNSTVDRNEYINIVRGLKSGNIKILYVAPERLNNEKFIELIRDIKISIVAVDEAHCISQWGHDFRKSYLEIPKFIEKINQRPLILALTATATTKVREDIIEKLKMIRPYVYVDDFDRENITFKVERGVNPEAFISKYIERNKNKSGIIYVSTRKEADSLYSYLKSVKKINVGKYHGGMNDEDRKITQEEFLKDNIKVMVATNAFGMGIDKSNVRYVIHRNIPKDLESYYQEAGRGGRDGAPSEAILLFNEEDLGTQEFLIENNEETNDLLKKEKREKLKIMEDYAYTEGCYREYILKYFGNRIIKNYCGNCGNCKNLKEVENLTEPGQKVFSCVGRAKEKIGISTLVNILIGKKDSKIERKEYDKLSTFGIISQDKREWLEEFINYLILEKYLIQDAGSYPILKLTEKAMEVLKNIKGVYRRKNEKIIFDFYEDETFEKLVELRKKIGEKENVAPYIILSDLTLFEMAEKKPKNRWDMLKIKGIGNQKFKNYGEMFLKVINENIEKENESFLNEIKLERLKKVLKLDIENNKLRNILNEILFEKE; this is encoded by the coding sequence ATGATAAATAAAGCTTTAGATATATTAAAAAATATTTATGGATATGATGAATTTAGAAAAGGACAAAGATATATTTTAGAAGGAATTTTAAATAAAAGAGATACTTTAGGAATTATGAGTACAGGTGGAGGGAAATCCATCTGTTATCAAATACCAGCTCTTTTAGAAAAAGGAATAACAATAGTTATATCTCCTTTAATTTCTCTTATGAAAGATCAAGTGGATACTTTAAAAATTTTAGGAATAAAAGGAGGATTTTTAAATTCTACAGTTGATAGAAATGAATATATAAATATTGTAAGAGGATTAAAAAGTGGAAATATAAAAATTTTATATGTTGCTCCTGAAAGATTAAATAATGAAAAATTTATAGAACTTATAAGGGATATTAAAATATCAATAGTAGCTGTAGATGAAGCCCATTGTATATCCCAATGGGGACATGATTTTAGAAAGAGTTATTTAGAAATACCTAAATTTATAGAAAAAATAAATCAAAGACCACTAATTCTAGCTCTTACAGCCACAGCAACAACAAAGGTAAGAGAGGATATAATTGAAAAATTAAAAATGATACGTCCCTATGTTTATGTAGATGATTTTGATAGGGAAAATATAACTTTTAAAGTTGAAAGGGGAGTTAATCCAGAAGCTTTTATAAGTAAATATATTGAGAGAAATAAAAATAAATCTGGGATAATATATGTTTCCACAAGAAAAGAGGCAGATAGCTTATATTCTTACTTAAAATCTGTGAAAAAAATAAATGTTGGAAAATATCATGGGGGAATGAATGATGAAGATAGGAAAATAACCCAAGAAGAATTTTTAAAAGATAATATTAAGGTTATGGTTGCTACAAATGCTTTTGGAATGGGAATAGATAAATCCAATGTAAGATATGTTATTCATAGGAATATTCCAAAGGATTTGGAAAGCTATTATCAAGAAGCAGGTAGAGGTGGAAGAGATGGAGCCCCAAGTGAAGCTATACTTTTATTTAATGAAGAGGATCTAGGAACTCAAGAATTTTTAATAGAAAATAATGAGGAAACAAATGATTTATTAAAAAAAGAGAAAAGAGAAAAATTAAAAATAATGGAGGATTATGCCTATACAGAGGGTTGTTATAGGGAATATATATTAAAATATTTTGGTAATAGAATTATAAAAAATTATTGTGGTAATTGTGGAAATTGTAAAAATTTAAAGGAAGTGGAAAATTTAACAGAACCTGGCCAAAAAGTTTTTTCCTGTGTGGGAAGAGCCAAAGAAAAAATAGGAATATCAACACTAGTAAATATATTAATTGGAAAAAAAGATAGTAAAATAGAGAGAAAGGAATATGATAAACTTTCAACTTTTGGAATTATTTCTCAAGATAAAAGAGAGTGGCTAGAAGAGTTTATTAACTATCTAATTTTGGAAAAATATTTAATTCAAGATGCAGGAAGTTATCCCATTTTAAAATTAACTGAAAAAGCCATGGAAGTTTTAAAGAATATTAAGGGAGTTTATAGAAGAAAAAATGAAAAAATAATATTTGATTTCTATGAGGATGAAACTTTTGAGAAATTGGTTGAACTTAGAAAAAAAATAGGAGAAAAGGAAAATGTAGCTCCTTATATTATACTTTCAGATTTAACCCTTTTTGAAATGGCAGAGAAAAAACCTAAAAATAGATGGGATATGTTGAAAATAAAAGGTATTGGAAATCAAAAGTTTAAAAATTATGGAGAGATGTTTTTAAAAGTAATAAATGAAAATATAGAAAAAGAAAATGAAAGTTTTTTAAATGAGATAAAATTAGAAAGATTAAAGAAAGTTTTGAAATTAGATATTGAAAATAATAAATTAAGAAATATTTTAAACGAAATACTTTTTGAGAAGGAGTAA
- the mnmH gene encoding tRNA 2-selenouridine(34) synthase MnmH: protein MNLITVEKLLKEKNFTLIDVRTPAEFAEEGIPGAINIPLLLDDERVDVGTAYKQVSPEKAKELGIEAIAKRLPIIFKEVQKVATKGRLVFYCARGGMRSGSIAALFTALGYKCWKLEGGYRAYRTHILEAIPKLNENVKYIILHGKTGIGKTKVLQKLEAKGYSVLDLEKMADHKGSFFGALCEARPQSQKRFESLIFDYLHKNSPEYVLAESESKRIGNVYVPESVFTSLSEGEHLMLETSIKTRVGIIMEDYADANKEDMLKCIEKVGRYADKKDYEFFLGLFNENKLEELSEILMENYYDPLYQKSIDKYSYDLDVKYETIDEAVAQIEVYLNNKGIFPKEL, encoded by the coding sequence ATGAATCTCATTACAGTTGAAAAGTTGCTTAAGGAAAAGAACTTCACCTTAATCGACGTTAGAACTCCTGCGGAATTTGCTGAAGAGGGCATTCCAGGAGCTATAAACATTCCTTTACTTTTAGATGATGAAAGAGTTGATGTAGGAACAGCCTACAAGCAAGTTTCACCTGAAAAAGCTAAAGAATTAGGTATTGAAGCAATTGCAAAAAGATTACCTATTATTTTTAAAGAAGTTCAAAAAGTTGCTACAAAGGGAAGATTGGTTTTCTATTGTGCTAGAGGTGGAATGAGAAGTGGTTCTATTGCAGCTCTTTTTACAGCCTTAGGATATAAATGTTGGAAGCTTGAAGGAGGATATAGAGCCTATAGAACTCATATTTTAGAAGCTATTCCAAAATTAAATGAAAATGTCAAATACATTATATTACATGGTAAAACAGGTATTGGAAAAACAAAAGTTTTACAAAAATTAGAAGCTAAGGGGTACAGTGTTTTAGATCTTGAAAAAATGGCCGATCATAAGGGATCTTTTTTCGGTGCTCTTTGTGAAGCAAGACCTCAAAGTCAAAAAAGATTTGAATCTTTAATCTTTGATTACTTACATAAAAATTCTCCTGAATATGTTTTAGCTGAAAGTGAAAGTAAAAGAATTGGAAATGTTTATGTTCCTGAATCTGTTTTTACATCTCTTTCAGAGGGAGAGCATTTAATGCTTGAAACTTCTATAAAAACTAGAGTTGGAATTATTATGGAAGATTATGCCGATGCAAATAAAGAGGATATGTTAAAATGCATTGAAAAAGTAGGAAGATATGCTGATAAAAAAGATTATGAATTTTTCTTAGGTTTATTCAATGAAAATAAACTAGAAGAACTTTCAGAAATTTTAATGGAAAATTATTATGATCCTTTATATCAAAAAAGTATCGATAAATATTCCTATGATTTAGATGTTAAGTATGAAACTATTGATGAAGCTGTAGCTCAAATAGAGGTCTATTTAAATAACAAAGGAATTTTCCCAAAAGAACTATAA
- a CDS encoding EamA family transporter: protein MNKRISVLIVLLGGMSFGVLSTIVKKSYDAGMNLGQVSVAQALLGALLLWAFILFKKLSDKEYKLNFTKKEAITLMVSGISTACTSIVYYKSLQYLSASMAILLLFQFTWIGNIIECILDRKLMEKKKVIALVILIGGTLLASNVLIDGFNINPMGLLFGILAALCYCVFMYVNGKVVTNVNPIQRSAWMITGATIFLTIVFYKSLFTGNASLFVEFEYGIPLALFGNVIPPVFFSIGVPIVGIGLSSILGSIELPVATLCSVIVLHEQTSLIRWVGIILILTAIIIPVALEKNKK from the coding sequence ATGAACAAAAGAATTAGTGTTTTGATTGTTTTACTTGGAGGGATGAGCTTCGGAGTATTATCAACAATAGTAAAAAAATCCTATGATGCTGGAATGAATCTAGGACAAGTTTCAGTTGCTCAAGCTTTACTAGGTGCATTATTACTTTGGGCATTTATATTATTTAAAAAATTAAGTGATAAGGAATATAAACTTAATTTTACAAAAAAAGAAGCGATAACTTTAATGGTTTCAGGAATTTCTACAGCTTGTACAAGTATAGTCTATTATAAGTCTTTACAATATTTATCAGCTTCAATGGCAATACTATTATTGTTTCAATTTACTTGGATAGGAAATATAATAGAATGTATTTTAGATAGAAAATTGATGGAAAAGAAAAAAGTTATAGCTCTTGTAATTTTAATAGGGGGTACTTTACTTGCTTCAAATGTACTAATAGATGGATTTAATATAAATCCAATGGGATTGTTATTTGGAATATTAGCAGCACTTTGTTATTGTGTTTTCATGTATGTAAATGGAAAGGTAGTTACAAATGTTAATCCTATTCAAAGAAGTGCTTGGATGATCACAGGAGCAACAATATTTTTAACTATTGTATTTTACAAAAGTTTATTTACAGGAAACGCTTCATTATTTGTTGAATTTGAATATGGAATTCCTTTAGCACTATTTGGAAATGTAATTCCACCTGTATTTTTCTCAATAGGGGTACCTATTGTTGGAATAGGATTATCTTCAATTCTAGGATCTATTGAACTTCCTGTGGCAACTCTTTGTTCTGTAATTGTTTTACATGAACAGACATCTTTAATTAGATGGGTAGGAATAATTTTAATATTAACTGCGATAATTATTCCAGTGGCCTTAGAAAAAAATAAAAAATAA